A section of the Chryseobacterium ginsenosidimutans genome encodes:
- the uvrA gene encoding excinuclease ABC subunit UvrA, with product MSKSTEYIEIYGAREHNLKNINVKIPRNELVVITGLSGSGKSSLAFDTIFAEGQRRYIETFSAYARQFLGGLERPDVDKIEGLSPVIAIEQKTTNKNPRSTVGTVTELYDYLRLLYARVSDAYSQTTGKKLVSYTEDQILEAIKENYKGEKIMLMAPVVRSRKGHYHELFVQMAKKGYGQARIDGELQDIEYDLKLDRYKTHDIDIVIDRWIIGESASEGRMEKSLRTAMEMGEGLIGIQKLGSTEIEYFSKNLMDAETGHSLALPEPNTFSFNSPKGSCPSCKGLGTIKEINTDYFVENPKLSINQGGLLPLEDIKSNKWILSQIKSILEIFGLGLATPFKDIPEEALDYMYNGCHKEFNKDLKYAGITKKIKISFDGLIPFMEELIEERESYEAILLERHFTTEETCPECKGARLQPGSLSFKIDGKNIAEVNGLSLSDLKEWLADIKDKFSEKNAIIAHEILKEIETRLQFLLDVGLDYLSLSRSSKTLSGGESQRIRLATQIGSQLVNVLYILDEPSIGLHQRDNERLIKSLKNLRDIGNSVLVVEHDKDMILEADEVLDIGPRAGKFGGEILWQGKPKDLLKADTITAQYINGKRKIAVPEVRRAGNGKNILLKGATGNNLKNVTLDIPLGKLVVVSGISGSGKSSLINGTLYPILNKHFYRAVQEPLPYKKIEGLDNIDKIVDVDQTPIGRTPRSNPATYTGMFTDIRNLFSELPESKIRGYKPGRFSFNVKGGRCETCQGGGLKVIEMNFLPDVYVHCETCNGKRFNRETLEVRYKGKSISDVLDMTIDEAVDFFQPIPKIFARVKTLQDVGLGYITMGQQSTTLSGGEAQRIKLATELAKRQTGNTLYILDEPTTGLHFEDVKILMEAINKLVELGNSFIIIEHNMDVIKLADHIIDVGPEGGKHGGQIVAQGTPEEIVKSKKSLTGKFLKREL from the coding sequence ATGAGTAAATCAACAGAATATATAGAAATTTACGGAGCCAGAGAACATAATCTTAAAAACATTAATGTCAAAATTCCGCGCAACGAATTGGTTGTAATTACCGGACTTTCGGGAAGCGGGAAATCATCATTGGCTTTTGATACGATTTTTGCGGAAGGTCAGCGCCGTTATATCGAAACGTTTTCTGCCTATGCAAGACAGTTTTTGGGAGGTTTGGAACGTCCTGATGTCGATAAAATTGAAGGATTGTCTCCTGTAATTGCCATTGAACAGAAAACAACCAACAAAAATCCACGTTCAACGGTAGGAACTGTTACGGAACTGTACGATTATCTGCGTCTTTTATATGCAAGAGTTTCAGATGCATATTCTCAGACTACAGGAAAGAAATTGGTCAGCTATACTGAAGATCAGATCCTGGAAGCGATCAAAGAAAATTATAAAGGCGAAAAAATCATGTTGATGGCACCTGTTGTTCGTTCCAGAAAAGGACATTATCACGAACTTTTTGTTCAGATGGCGAAGAAAGGGTACGGACAGGCGAGAATTGACGGAGAATTACAGGACATTGAATACGATTTAAAACTGGACCGTTACAAAACCCACGACATCGATATTGTGATCGACCGTTGGATTATCGGCGAAAGCGCGTCCGAAGGCAGAATGGAAAAATCGTTGCGAACAGCAATGGAAATGGGAGAAGGATTAATTGGAATTCAGAAACTTGGAAGTACAGAGATTGAATATTTCTCTAAAAATTTGATGGATGCCGAAACGGGTCATTCATTAGCTTTACCGGAACCGAATACATTCTCATTTAACTCTCCGAAAGGAAGCTGCCCAAGTTGTAAGGGATTAGGAACTATAAAAGAAATCAATACCGATTATTTTGTTGAGAATCCGAAATTGTCAATCAATCAGGGAGGTTTGTTGCCTTTGGAAGATATTAAATCTAACAAATGGATCTTGTCTCAGATTAAAAGTATTCTTGAAATTTTCGGTTTAGGATTAGCAACTCCTTTTAAAGATATTCCGGAAGAGGCGTTGGATTATATGTACAACGGCTGCCACAAAGAATTCAATAAAGATTTAAAATACGCAGGAATTACCAAAAAAATTAAAATTAGTTTTGATGGTTTGATTCCTTTTATGGAAGAACTGATTGAGGAAAGAGAATCTTACGAAGCGATTCTGCTGGAAAGACATTTCACAACGGAAGAAACTTGTCCGGAATGTAAAGGAGCCCGTCTTCAGCCCGGAAGTTTAAGCTTTAAGATTGACGGAAAAAATATTGCTGAGGTTAACGGGTTGAGTTTATCAGATTTAAAAGAATGGTTAGCTGATATTAAAGATAAATTCTCCGAAAAGAACGCAATTATTGCTCATGAAATTTTAAAAGAGATCGAAACTCGACTTCAATTCTTATTGGATGTAGGTTTGGATTATTTAAGTTTGAGCAGAAGTTCAAAAACACTTTCGGGAGGAGAATCGCAAAGAATTCGTCTGGCGACACAGATCGGTTCTCAGTTGGTGAATGTTCTTTATATTCTGGATGAACCAAGTATTGGGCTTCACCAAAGAGATAACGAAAGATTAATTAAATCATTAAAAAATCTTCGTGACATCGGAAACTCTGTTTTGGTTGTTGAACACGACAAAGATATGATTCTGGAAGCCGATGAGGTATTGGATATCGGTCCGAGAGCCGGAAAATTTGGTGGAGAAATTCTTTGGCAAGGAAAACCGAAAGATTTATTAAAAGCTGATACAATTACGGCTCAATACATCAACGGGAAAAGAAAGATTGCTGTTCCGGAAGTAAGAAGAGCCGGAAATGGTAAAAATATATTGTTAAAAGGTGCTACCGGAAACAATCTTAAGAATGTAACCCTTGATATTCCTTTGGGAAAATTGGTGGTGGTTTCAGGAATTTCAGGAAGCGGAAAATCTTCTCTGATTAACGGAACGTTGTATCCGATTCTTAATAAACACTTTTACAGAGCGGTTCAGGAACCTTTGCCATACAAAAAAATCGAAGGACTTGATAACATTGATAAAATTGTTGATGTAGACCAAACGCCAATCGGTAGAACGCCACGATCAAATCCTGCGACCTACACGGGAATGTTTACAGACATCAGAAATTTATTTTCAGAGTTGCCGGAAAGTAAAATACGTGGGTATAAGCCTGGAAGATTTTCATTTAACGTAAAAGGCGGAAGATGTGAAACGTGTCAGGGAGGTGGTTTGAAAGTGATTGAAATGAATTTCCTGCCGGACGTTTATGTTCACTGCGAAACCTGCAACGGAAAACGTTTCAACAGAGAAACTTTGGAAGTCCGTTACAAAGGAAAATCTATTTCCGATGTTTTGGATATGACCATTGATGAAGCAGTAGATTTCTTTCAGCCGATTCCTAAGATTTTTGCGAGGGTAAAAACTTTACAAGATGTTGGGTTGGGATATATCACAATGGGACAGCAGTCTACAACGCTTTCAGGTGGAGAAGCTCAACGTATCAAATTAGCAACAGAACTCGCAAAAAGACAAACCGGAAATACATTATATATTCTTGATGAACCGACTACCGGACTTCAT